The following coding sequences are from one Nicotiana tabacum cultivar K326 chromosome 1, ASM71507v2, whole genome shotgun sequence window:
- the LOC142162649 gene encoding uncharacterized protein LOC142162649 produces the protein MAKKRMLEVFDLLLKDLMDTNALFGRKVVVLGDDFRQTLHVVRYRKKEDFINKSLLYSSIWNELEKLKLSENMRAKTDPAFCDYLLRIENRQERVNSANKIEIPYSLIIPYTTEKQSLDKLFIAIDSNLDSLCSNSSCTYSCVILTTKNDFVDKINGMLIDRFTRKLKIFIRSDEAIEFNNQTQFEDLLHTLNPPGLPPYKLSLKENCPIILLRNLNPCEGLYNGTRLT, from the coding sequence ATGGCTAAAAAAAGAATGTTGGAAGTTTTTGATCTACTCTTAAAAGATTTGATGGATACAAATGCATTGTTTGGCAGAAAAGTTGTTGTTTTAGGAGATGACTTCAGACAAACTCTTCATGTTGTGCGCTACAGAAAAAAAGAAGATTTCATCAACAAAAGTTTATTATATTCTAGCATTTGGAATGAacttgaaaaattaaaattatctgaGAATATGAGAGCAAAAACAGATCCTGCATTTTGTGACTATTTATTAAGAATTGAAAATAGACAAGAACGAGTCAATTCAGCAAACAAGATTGAAATTCCATATTCTTTGATTATTCCTTACACAACCGAAAAACAATCCCTCGATAAACTATTCATAGCGATAGATTCAAATTTGGATTCGTTATGCTCTAATTCATCTTGTACATATTCTTGTGTGATCTTGACAACAAAAAATGATTTCGTCGATAAAATTAATGGCATGCTTATTGATCGATTtactagaaaattaaaaatatttattcgCTCCGATGAAGCTATTGAATTTAATAACCAAACACAATTTGAAGACTTACTACACACTTTAAATCCTCCTGGTTTACCCCCTTACAAATTATCTTTGAAAGAGAATTGTCCAATTATATTATTGCGAAATTTAAATCCATGTGAAGGTTTATATAATGGCACACGATTGACTTGA